One window of the Lactococcus lactis genome contains the following:
- the cps2T gene encoding beta 1-4 rhamnosyltransferase Cps2T: MKKHVFIIGSRGLPAKYGGFETFVEELVKHQNNKNIKYHVACQSENSDMALPGEHFEYLGADCFVIKLPKIGSARVIAYDILAINAALKYCKKEEIKAPIFYILGNTAGGFIGHYANKIHKLGGKLFVNPDGLEWKRTKWAAPIRSYLKFAEKKMVRYADLIISDNAGIKEYLTSEYGQVESEVIAYGTEKFKSDLTESETLVKYKVNDYYLIVGRFVPENNYETLIRDFMKSSTKRDLVIITNHEGNAYFKELREKTQFDKDARIKFVGTVYNQNELRYIREHAFAYLHGHEVGGTNPGLLEAMWSTAVNVVLGVNFNRTTAGDSVIYFDKENLLTTLSEVENLTPDEGQRLHEKAQAIIEEKYTWEHICAQYEDLFAPKFTDESEPLRKMENLARGGDES, translated from the coding sequence ATGAAAAAACACGTTTTTATCATTGGTAGCCGTGGCTTACCAGCGAAATATGGAGGGTTTGAAACATTTGTTGAAGAACTCGTCAAACATCAAAATAATAAAAATATAAAATATCATGTAGCTTGTCAAAGTGAGAATTCAGACATGGCACTACCTGGAGAACATTTTGAGTATCTTGGAGCAGATTGTTTTGTAATTAAGTTACCCAAAATTGGTTCAGCACGTGTGATTGCTTATGATATTTTAGCCATTAATGCGGCACTTAAATATTGTAAAAAAGAAGAAATCAAAGCGCCTATTTTTTATATTCTTGGGAATACAGCAGGTGGATTTATTGGCCACTATGCCAATAAAATCCATAAACTTGGTGGAAAATTATTTGTCAATCCTGATGGATTGGAATGGAAAAGAACCAAGTGGGCAGCACCAATTCGTTCTTATTTGAAATTTGCTGAGAAAAAAATGGTGCGATATGCTGATTTGATTATTTCAGATAACGCAGGAATTAAAGAATATTTAACAAGTGAATATGGACAAGTTGAATCAGAAGTGATTGCTTATGGAACAGAAAAGTTCAAGTCCGATTTGACAGAATCAGAAACTCTGGTAAAATATAAAGTTAATGATTATTATTTGATTGTAGGGCGTTTTGTGCCTGAAAATAATTATGAAACGCTAATTAGAGACTTCATGAAAAGTTCAACAAAACGAGACCTTGTGATTATTACTAATCACGAAGGGAATGCTTACTTCAAAGAATTGCGCGAAAAAACGCAATTCGACAAGGATGCACGAATTAAATTTGTTGGAACAGTCTATAATCAAAACGAATTGAGATATATTCGTGAACATGCCTTTGCTTATTTACATGGTCATGAGGTAGGGGGGACAAATCCTGGATTGCTTGAGGCCATGTGGTCAACAGCGGTCAATGTTGTTTTAGGAGTCAATTTCAACCGGACGACAGCAGGCGATTCCGTCATTTATTTTGACAAGGAAAATTTACTGACAACTTTGTCAGAAGTTGAAAATTTGACCCCAGATGAAGGTCAAAGATTACACGAAAAAGCTCAGGCAATTATCGAAGAAAAATATACTTGGGAGCATATTTGTGCTCAATATGAGGACCTTTTCGCTCCAAAGTTTACTGATGAGTCTGAGCCTTTAAGAAAAATGGAGAACCTAGCCAGAGGCGGAGATGAGAGTTAA